The Spirochaetota bacterium genome window below encodes:
- a CDS encoding TldD/PmbA family protein, whose translation MINRIYKHENTVKKAVQDSVQKIHKGDVVGQVSYSQSLAFDFDKLHSIDDVSYSAVYCRLFDDGKVGNACVNNPDHTDIMIKNAKESAIFGESLDIELPDNNNYNTINWLYSDKNIQYNKSELKDISGELLSEIKKFAPQAKVSTGAQNNCSQLFLNNTSGFVGEYETSSLSIYGGLFELADDESFLEMYESQTFYDDNYDFTFILTELKQRLERSRQASILKKTGKMPVIFAPSSVDMLLSPIEIAINGKTLYKELSLFANRVDEQMFDKKFTFIDDPYYHHGGASAPFDDEGTIGAKLNIIEKGIFKNFIYDCTIAKKMNTKTTGHASRSSLALPTPALSNRILGIGDSSLEEMIASVDYGLMLIMSLGEGQSNMMAGDFSVLAETAYLIENGQLKGKVKDIMLSGNVFELLKNIPMLENKIHKENSLFTPHILLDGVMISKNI comes from the coding sequence GTGATCAATCGTATATACAAACATGAAAATACAGTGAAAAAAGCAGTTCAAGATTCTGTACAAAAAATACACAAGGGTGATGTTGTTGGTCAAGTTTCCTATTCACAGTCCTTGGCATTTGATTTTGATAAATTACATTCTATAGATGATGTTTCCTATTCTGCTGTGTATTGTCGACTTTTTGATGATGGTAAAGTCGGGAATGCTTGTGTTAACAATCCTGATCATACAGATATAATGATAAAAAATGCCAAAGAATCAGCGATTTTTGGAGAATCTCTGGATATAGAGCTTCCTGATAATAATAATTATAATACCATAAATTGGCTTTACAGTGATAAAAATATACAGTATAATAAAAGTGAATTAAAAGATATTTCTGGTGAATTATTAAGTGAAATTAAAAAATTTGCACCACAAGCCAAAGTCTCTACAGGAGCACAAAATAATTGTTCTCAATTATTTTTAAATAATACTAGCGGTTTTGTGGGAGAATACGAAACTTCTTCGTTATCAATTTATGGTGGATTGTTTGAATTAGCTGATGATGAGTCTTTTTTGGAAATGTATGAATCTCAAACTTTTTATGATGATAATTATGATTTTACTTTTATTTTGACAGAATTAAAACAACGATTGGAAAGATCAAGACAAGCATCTATTTTGAAAAAAACAGGAAAAATGCCCGTTATTTTCGCACCATCCTCTGTCGATATGTTATTATCTCCTATAGAAATAGCTATAAATGGGAAGACACTATACAAAGAATTATCTTTATTTGCCAATAGAGTCGATGAGCAGATGTTTGATAAAAAGTTTACTTTTATTGATGATCCGTATTATCATCATGGAGGTGCATCAGCACCTTTTGATGATGAAGGAACGATAGGAGCAAAATTAAATATTATTGAAAAGGGTATATTTAAAAATTTTATTTATGATTGTACAATTGCAAAAAAAATGAATACCAAAACAACTGGTCATGCTTCTAGAAGTTCTTTAGCATTGCCTACTCCAGCATTATCCAATAGAATTTTAGGAATAGGTGACTCGTCTTTAGAAGAGATGATCGCTTCTGTTGATTATGGATTGATGTTGATTATGTCTTTAGGTGAGGGGCAATCTAATATGATGGCAGGAGATTTTTCTGTATTAGCTGAAACAGCATATTTAATTGAGAATGGTCAACTCAAAGGTAAAGTGAAAGATATTATGCTTTCAGGGAATGTTTTTGAATTATTAAAAAATATTCCTATGTTAGAAAATAAAATCCATAAAGAAAATTCATTATTCACACCACATATTTTATTAGATGGTGTTATGATCTCAAAAAACATATAA